tgggccgttacaaatggtatcagagctagacatcgagcGATGGGACAGCGAGGAAAGctaagcctcgaagggggtggacaagaggcggtgtgccaataaggacgctaggccccgaaggggggtggattggggatcccacatcgattggagaaagaaacaagagtCAGCGAaaacgttgggccctgaaagagggtagattgtgagatcccacatcgattggggaggagaacgaaacatttttttataagggtgtggaaacctctcccttgaAGATACGTTTTATAAACCTTGAagagaagtccgaaagggaaagctcaaagaggacaatatctactagcggtggacttgggtcgtTATAAAACCAgttgaaatattaaatgacATCGGTagatattaagaaaaatgaaaatataagaaaactGGTATTGACAACTCACATACCCAACGTGCAGACCTAGTCGGCTCAACTTGTGTCATGTGTGCCTAATACCAGCCTGAAATAGTAGAGTATGTTGATATCTCTGCTACCACAGAATCATGGCTTGAAACgttttatcatcaaaacattcAAGCCATTGAGAAACTTATCGAAAATTTCACCAATAATCTCCACACGAGCAAAAACCATCTTGAAAATGATGGAAACGGTTGGCATCTCTAACAATTATAGTCCTATTTGCAAGCTTTGAAATAAGTTTGATAGCAGTGTGACAATCATCGCACATCCTAAGGTTCTTAATCACCCGAATCGGTGCACCTGATGGTGATTTCATCAGGCCATATGCTACGGCAAGCTTCTCGCTATGATAGCTAAGATTGTCGAGCTTTTGCTCATCCTCAATATCGTGCAAAACACCAGCAATATCAGGAACATACCCCAATGGTCGAATCTTGGTTAACAAGTCCCTTACCATTTCATAAATCTGACTCGACTCGGGGTGTTTATTATCTTCGGATGTAAAAACATGGGcaatatttcttatttctaaCCAGCTCACTCCAGGTTCTTTCTTCACATTTCTTTCTCTCATCAATTTTCGAACCTTAACGACACCGTCCCATCTCCTAACTCTCGCATGCATGTTTGATAATAGAATATAAGAACCTACATCCTCATGATCCATCTGTAGTAAGTACTCTGCTATTTGTTTCCCTTTATCATAATTTCTATGAACATAACAAGCATTGAGAAGGGTGCGCCATGCAACAACGTCCCAATTGATTGGATTCGACCTCATAAAATTCTCAGCTTCATCGAGTCGTCCAGATCTACTTAGAAGTCCAACAATGCAGGTATAGTGTTCCAACCCAGGAACAATACCAAATTGTTTCATCAAATGGTTAAAATAGTACAATCCTTCATCTACCAAACTTAAATGGGCACAAGCAGAAAGAACACCAATAAAGGTCACATAATTTGGACATTCTCGAGCAGTCAACATGTCGTGGAATATGTTCAACGCTTCCTTACCGATACAATGGTGAGAGTGACCAGTTATTATCGCATTCCAGGTAATGGAATCACAACACATCATATTTGAGAACACGCGTTGTGCTGCTAAAATGTCCCCACTCTTGGAATACATTATGATCAAGGCATTCCCTACTATAACATTGCCCTTGAGACCTGATTTCTCGGCACGAGCATGTAACTGATCACCATGGCTTAGTGCGGACAAACCTGCAGCAGAGTTTAACAACACAGCCAGTGTATATTCATTAGGAGGAATATGATCAATTTCCATCTTTGAAAACAGATTTAATGCTTCTTCAAAGAATCCATTCTGGAAATAAGCTGCCATGATTGCTGTCCAAGAAACAACATTTCGGTTTTGCAACTGATCAAAAAAGGCTCTTCCACTCAACACATTACCACATTTCCCATACATATCAATGATAGAACTTCCGATATAAACATCGTAGTCAATATCGCTTTTCAACATTCGAGCATGAACATGCTTACCGAATTGTAAATCTTTAAGACTAGCACAAATGCGAAAAATCGTAACAAAAGTGGCGTTATTCCATTTTGTGCCTTCATCAATCATTAACTTCAGAACTTCTATAGCTTCTCTCAAATGTGAATGCTCTAGAAGCCCATTTAGAAccaaattataacaaaatacGTCATAACCTGGCACAGTATCTAATATCTTCAATGCTGCTCTTACATCTGAACACTTAGAGTACATCTGAATAAGTGCATTCTTAACATATTGATGAAGCTCCAATCCAGACTTTAAGGAAAACCCATGGCACTGCCTCCCCTCTACATACATTTGACTATCACGACAAGAAGATATAACAGTGGCAATCACATATTCATTGGGGAAAATATTATCCTTCACTATCATCTTTTTGAACAGCTCAAAAACTACCAAGGGACTCCCATTTTGCATATACCCAGCCATTAAAGCACACCAAGAAACCACATTTCTTTTCGACATTCTATCGAACATCTGCCGAGCAATGAATAGTTCATCACATTTCACATACAAATTAATAAGAGAATTAATTTGGTTTACCCTGCAGTCTCCAGGGAGGCGATTGGTAATGATCAAATGGGCATGGATTGTTCTAccaaattttaagtttttggcATCTGCAGCCACTTTCAAGAGCTTCATTGGGTCCAGGAGAGGAGAAGCCAATTCATTGGACTTAGATAGAAATGGCGTGAACTTGACAGGAGCAAGGCTACTAATTGGTACTGGTAGCTTTAACATAGCCATTGCAATGCTTTGAATTTCTAGTTAGAAGTGTTTGCTTTTAAGGTTATGCAAAGCTTTTTGGCAGAATCCATCCATCCGCTCATCCTCAGAACAAGCTCAATCCTACTAACTACACCAGTGGAAGGCAGTAATTCCCAAGtataatgaacaaaaataaataagtaaatgatttttataaaCCGAAAGCCATACCGAAGAATACCCAGCTAACAAATTGCACAGAAAAATTCCAGCAAAAAGATGTCTACTACCTCCATATCATTAGGCAGCCCGTGTTTATCTTTTGAATGAACCCCAAAATATCAGTCGGCAATTACCAGCAACGATTCGCCGTCTCCTCGCAGCCGCAACCATCTATCTGTTCTAACGATTTGTGGTGAGGTTGAATCCCGGTTCGTTGGCGTGGGTTCGCACATAGTAAACCAATGATTTTCGgtttatgaaaaagaaaccaaacgGTCCAACCGATGCCCACTGTTGGAAAAACCGGTTTTCTTCAATACACCATATTTTTCAACTTAAGTTTTCTCGACAAAACTTACTTCTTGTATTCTTTATCGTTgacataatatattttaataaaatgtgtATTCATGAAGTTCGACAGTAAGATTTATTACCGTTACatgtatttttaaacttttaacttaaatttttaatttttcttttaacaaaagaaaattttagttgaATAAGCTAAACGATTTTAGATCCTCAAAATATCGACTATgcttataaattcaaaaagatTTGATTGAAGGTCTTAATATGATATACTAACAACTTTTCTCCGCTAGAAAAAGATGGCGTTGATACAATTTCGATATAGGTAAAGTAGGTTTActataaagttttctaacctTTTTTTCGTGTCAAATTTGGGAAAACATGTGAAAACTGTTGATGGATAGCACCCACTAAACTTAcaaaaaggatgaaaatggtgtagaaatattgaaatttttgctATGTAGCATTTATGTAGGGTTGGAGAATCGAACCATGCAGAAAAAGCATGgtgttcatttatttttgtattttcacAGGTCTCCAACCATACATGCCTAATCCAAGTACAcacaatatataaataaataaggtgtCTATAAGAGCTTTAGGTCAAGCCCATCTTGTAGTCTTCCCTTCCCTTGAAACATACATGGCACCTTCAATGCACAAACATCCAGATTGGGCTCTGTATTTTTATGTTCTAAACtaccttcttcttcaaacAACAGAAGAAGCGTGGAGCAGAATTTGGTTCCaaaattgattcttttttttcttcgttgGATGTGCAAATTATGTTACTCTTAAGCACAAAACGGCATGAAAGAGTGTACCAAACAGCAACTCACTGAGTTCTCAAGGCTTTGATCCAATCAATTTCCAGATTGAAGTCACCAGGGCCAGATCTTGCACCTGGAACGCCAGCAGCAGCATTCACTGATAAAGACATGCTTACAATACGAGATGGGTTCATTTCCATCTCTGAATCTATTATATTCCCTCTCCATGTTGGTAAATATCGATCAAGAGGAATCTGAAAATTCAGACAAAACGGAATGGTTAGTTTTAGTTAGCTTGAACTCATCCACATCACAATGTTCAATTCACCATCATCTTAGTCTAACCTTGCAAAACAATAGAATCAACCCAAGTATTACTCAACTGATTAAGGTGCATAGCCTTGACCAAAAGGTCAAAAGTTTGAATCATctacttttatatatttgttgaaCTCAAATAACATACTTCCTAGatacaagaagaaaattaaattaaggcTATGGTGCTAATTAATACCGTCataaaaacccaaatcaaaagtaaaaatgttcatacatttttattaaggTTTTGTTCTTTCCAAGATTCAAAGTTCGAGCATTCATATAACAGTATACCGTAATTGCCAGTAAGCCATATAAACAATTTGCAAGCTACAAGATGTGGAAGGCCACTTGCCTTGGCAATATACCAATCATCTTTAGGGGCTAGAACAAATGCTTGCCATGAATTATCTTCCTCTTGTCCTGGTGAGTTTACCCAATTTTCAGTATAAATCTGTGGAGAAGTTTACAGATATTCATGTAAATGCTTCAAATGTTCAGTTGGCTATAGTAGGCAAAGCACATACAATCAAATCTTTTTGCCTTTACACTCATTACCtagagggaaaaaagaaaagaaaaacgaacTTACAGTGGATATATAGCATCTTCCATCTCCTTTAAGCCTCAACGCAATGGAATCATACAAATCCAAATTAATGAAGCCATCAAACTGAAGTAGATAACATAGAAGATCAAGAATTAGCcaaagaacgaaaaaaatatattattgacaTAATGGAAACCTCTTAGgaacaaattcatttttaaatttagcaTGAGGGGGTTCAAAAGCTGCACTTAAATTATCTTTGGGGAGTATATAAGGAGATATGGAAAACAGAGATTCGAGGGAAAATAACCTATGGGTGCactaaaagcaaaagaaaataacagtGATACATATGCaatgaaagaaaatcaattgaaTGGACAGAATGTCAAATACAAGCTAAGAGGTGCCGACTTTCTAGGCATTTTCATACCATTTATGACACTCTTGCCATTTAGGGAATGTCTAAGGAATCTTGATTGTCAATCTGTAGACCATGATATACAATTCTTCTTAAGGAGTTTGTCATCAACTAAATGACGTTGTAAGGTAAGGTAAGAGAACCAAATATCAAGAGCTGGTGACAAGCAGTTATGTTTTGAGGTAAAAGGGTTGATTAATCTTGTAACCCAGCAAGTCAGCAGTTACACATTCAAATCTAGTATaacaacaacagcaacaacaaatatttttaaaaaaaatctaaaaacaagCAAGAATATGTTTCACCTTTTTGGAGCGCATTCCACAAAAACCACTCCTGTTTATGTTCCATCTTGAATTCTCATTTACATCCAAGGAGAGCTTCCCAGAGAATACTcctataataaataaaaggttgATACATATGCATTTGACGGACTATAGAGCAAGTTATAATTTTGCCATGTCGTTTTGCACGAATAtagtagaaagaaaatatcaatCCACACCAAGTAACCGATTATGCTATTACAAGATTTCTTCAGCCTCCTAAGTTAGAGAGTAAATAGTGTGTTCCCCTAACTTGCTACAGAATTAGTAATGGCACCTCATCAACAATCATCGTGCTTTTCCGTCGCCCATAACTACATAACTTTTCCTATAATTTAGTATGAGACTTGCTAAGAAAAACCATTCCAATCGCATGTCATACATTCGGACCTCACAAAGCTTTACACAGTGCTTTAGgaaaaaagtacattttctAATGATGAAAACGTGAGAGAAAACAATGCATTTGTGAAATATATGTTTTGGAGAGATAAAAGAATGTATAGCATAGAGTAATACCAACAACTTTCAAGCTTATAAGTTGCATTTAAATGAAGAGATACAATTTGCTACATACCTCGTAGCTGATTTCCAGTTTCAGTGATCTCCAAAGATGCTGTAGACATTCCTGAAAACAATCCAGTGaagaaaactaaatattttattacagAGTTTAATAAAATGGATCCTTAAACAACTTACTACATGTCCTTGTCAAAAGTTATTGATGAAGATCGAGCAAACAAAAGGATTGTAGCTAATAAAGGGACTTGAACTGTTTTGCATTCCtatttcacttttaaaaaaatattatgaaaaaacCTGAAATGGGGGGGAAAGAAGTGAAAATGCACTGACACCAAATCAGAATGCTAAAGGTCTATTTTTCCCCCTTATGGAGCAATATAAAGAAATACTTAAAGGATAAACATACACATGCACATACCTCCATACTCCGAATCCGAATATAAATGCCACTTCTTAACTTCTTGCTTTGCATTGAAactaaatatgtatttttcaGTAGGTGGTATCCAGTCTTCAACATTCCAAGCGAGAGCTATAATATGAtatccaaaaaaacaaaagaaaaggcataaatagacatcaatcatacaggTAGCATATACAACTTGGGGTTAGAGAAGGTAACACTTTCTTTAACATGATACGAACTTCTTATCGATAAATGAAGAAGGAACAAATTGTTCAAATGGTTCACACTCCAATACAGAGTGAGagagcaaaaagaaaagaaaaagggaaatgaaaacaaaagaacgaACGAGGAATGtcatccaaaacaaaataggAGATATAAAAGACTTAAAATAGAGGAGCTACAGAAAAATCCAGCTGGTCAAATCTGATAACTCCTTAGAAAACCCCAATGGAAACTTCAAGGATCtttaatgtgagatcccacatcgattggagaggggaacgaagcattttttataagagtgtggaaagctctccctagcagatacgttttaaaaatcttgaggggaagcccgaaagagaaagccgaaagaggacaatatctactagcagagtgtttgggctattacaaactCCCTTTCAAGTCTTTCATTCCCCGCTTTCTGTCCATATCTGGTCACTTAAAACGCTTTCTTCTCCGAGGTAATAAATAGGGAAATAAGACTAAAAAAGACTCCTAGCAAGTAGTACCTCCACGTCCTGAGGCAATGCACCACGGCTGTCATCTCTTTCTCTATCCCGAAGGAGAGCTGTTTTTAAGCAGGTAAAGAGCTAGTAGTGAGGGTCTTCCATCAGTTTTCCCGTGACTTGAGTTCTGAGACGAAGAtcaatttgtaacagctcatgcacaccgctagcagatattgtcctctttgggtttttcctttcgggcttcccctcaaggtttttaaaaaacatatactagggagaagttttcacacccttctaaagaatgttttgttcccctctccaactgatatgggatctcacaatccacccccttcgaggcccagcgtcatCGCTGACATTCGttaccctctccaatcgatgtgggatcgcacaatccaccccccttcagggcctagcatcctcactggcactcgttcctctctccaatcgatatgaaatctcacatttaACTTCAAACTCAGCATCAAGAAGCACGGCTAACAAATCTATAATTCCTTGTGAAACtattccaattccaaatctATAAAATCAAACCAGCCGATGAGATTCTCAAAGAAGACTGCTAATGACTCAACAGAGGCCCCATTGCAAAACTTTGACGGGGGTAATGGAAGTCACTTGAAAAATATCTTCTCAAAACTCCTTAGAAGTATTCCATAACCATAATAAGAAGGTATTAAGCTGACTGAATAATTATTCATATACAGATAATTCTGAAGCTCGCAGATAAAATAATAGTCGTTAAAATAacctttttttgttgaatttacAGAAGCTTGCCAGAGTGCTCGCAATTTTGACATCTTTCATACACACTAAAGCTCTAAAAACAAATGAGAAGGCACTTCAGACCTGAATAGCCATGAAAGAAGATACAAATCCATAGATTACAAAATAGAATTTCctccaaaacaaacaaatgacactaaattataaacatataCTGAAAGTTATGGCTACCCAACCCTAGAAAATGGCGGTCTTAACTGTAGAAATAGATTTCATTAAAGCCAGCCAGCGTCCCTAGTTCCGTTTTGGTGATGAGAAGATTACTAAGAATACCAAATATCAgttgctattttttttcttaggaATCAAAAAGTTGATGAGAAAAACAACTGAAGATCAGTTGAAGaatgaatcaaaataattgCAACATTGCCAAATTTGCGATTGTTTGTCCACATCCAAATGTAACTCATACAGCATACGAAAACATGattcaaatcaaagaaatagAGGAGGGGAAGGGAGGAGAGTATATAGAGcagaaatcaaataaaacatATCAAAATCAGAACATCAACCTCACGAGTTCGGGGGGAGAGCAAAGAATCAAGTAGCGGAGGAAGTTAGGGGCGCACTAGGGTTGGAGCTTTAACTGAAACTCGAAGGAGATGAGTGTCGGAAGAGGCGAAGAGCGAAGAAACGGAGACGGAGAAACGagttagagaaagaaagacGCTTGGAAGTTGAAACCAAGGCAGTTCCTTTTCCCTAAACCCCTTAACcagaaacttttaattttaattttctttttttaaaaaaaaattagaaaataatttataagaatttaTATAAGTTAACAAAGTGTTAATATTActtataaaaatagtattatttttaaatatagtacatccattagttttatatttctttcattattcaaaattaatttaacatttttaaaatatttttttattttttaattattaataaaatattttaaagtatttttaattaaataagtaaaaaaaaaaaaaacatgaattttagttgtatattaaatacaaatacaaatacaaatgtgaatttctcaattatttttatacttaatCCAATGTAGAAGTGAATTAAAgctttaattctttaaatttgagGTTACAGAAACAAGATAATTTTGTGGGTACTTCATTATTTACGGTTTGGTTGGGAGTGAAATAGATAAAGTTAAGCGGTGATGGTGAAGAGACTAAGTTTGActaaatatattcatataaGATAAAGAACTCAAACTCATCTTTGACTCatatattaatattcataTCAATTTGGATGTAGGATGAAGATTTGTTTTACTAGAGCAAGTTTGCCAAAGGACTCTAAGTGAGATGCTAACGTCATCGGGTTAGAAGAGATGAGAATTCATTCTCATGATGTTCTCATGATGCTACGAGTTCCAAAAATACACAACATTTATCATCAtgtaacaaataaataattctgATTTGGTTTTAGGTTGTGCataaaactttcattaagataATTTCTTCCCATTATTTACAATAAGGAACAGAATATcaagtttatgcaaaactgtgcctcacactattgaggacatattctatttatattggcaaaagattaactaatagatccgatttcataggaaactaacgaagtaagcctattcttatggcatgactaacttcaagctattctaatggattgaCCAATTCTAACAGTCCCCTTCAATCCCAACAAGTCTTGTACATGTTGAGATTGTTACAATGTGTAGTAAAAGGAGTTTTAGACAGTGGTTTTGTCAGGATATCAGCTACTTGATCACTTGATGAAATGAACCGAACTTCCATTGCTTTACGTGCTACTtgttctcgaacaaaatgaaaatcaacttcaatatgtttcgttctagcatgaaatactGGATTTGAAGTTAAATATGTAGCTCCGAGGTTGTCACACCAGAGGCGAGGAGCCTTTGATTGATACACGCCCAGTTCCTTCAGTAATGActtgatccaaatcatttcTGCAGTAAGATTCGCAATGGCCTTGTATTCTGCTTCGGTGCTTGATCTTGACACTGTAGCCTGTTTTCTGGAACTCCATG
This sequence is a window from Cucurbita pepo subsp. pepo cultivar mu-cu-16 chromosome LG04, ASM280686v2, whole genome shotgun sequence. Protein-coding genes within it:
- the LOC111792367 gene encoding pentatricopeptide repeat-containing protein At5g39680 is translated as MAMLKLPVPISSLAPVKFTPFLSKSNELASPLLDPMKLLKVAADAKNLKFGRTIHAHLIITNRLPGDCRVNQINSLINLYVKCDELFIARQMFDRMSKRNVVSWCALMAGYMQNGSPLVVFELFKKMIVKDNIFPNEYVIATVISSCRDSQMYVEGRQCHGFSLKSGLELHQYVKNALIQMYSKCSDVRAALKILDTVPGYDVFCYNLVLNGLLEHSHLREAIEVLKLMIDEGTKWNNATFVTIFRICASLKDLQFGKHVHARMLKSDIDYDVYIGSSIIDMYGKCGNVLSGRAFFDQLQNRNVVSWTAIMAAYFQNGFFEEALNLFSKMEIDHIPPNEYTLAVLLNSAAGLSALSHGDQLHARAEKSGLKGNVIVGNALIIMYSKSGDILAAQRVFSNMMCCDSITWNAIITGHSHHCIGKEALNIFHDMLTARECPNYVTFIGVLSACAHLSLVDEGLYYFNHLMKQFGIVPGLEHYTCIVGLLSRSGRLDEAENFMRSNPINWDVVAWRTLLNACYVHRNYDKGKQIAEYLLQMDHEDVGSYILLSNMHARVRRWDGVVKVRKLMRERNVKKEPGVSWLEIRNIAHVFTSEDNKHPESSQIYEMVRDLLTKIRPLGYVPDIAGVLHDIEDEQKLDNLSYHSEKLAVAYGLMKSPSGAPIRVIKNLRMCDDCHTAIKLISKLANRTIIVRDANRFHHFQDGFCSCGDYW
- the LOC111794099 gene encoding probable complex I intermediate-associated protein 30 isoform X2 — translated: MSKLRALWQASVNSTKKALAWNVEDWIPPTEKYIFSFNAKQEVKKWHLYSDSEYGGMSTASLEITETGNQLRGVFSGKLSLDVNENSRWNINRSGFCGMRSKKFDGFINLDLYDSIALRLKGDGRCYISTDKRKIIHGKHLF
- the LOC111794099 gene encoding probable complex I intermediate-associated protein 30 isoform X1; this translates as MSKLRALWQASVNSTKKALAWNVEDWIPPTEKYIFSFNAKQEVKKWHLYSDSEYGGMSTASLEITETGNQLRGVFSGKLSLDVNENSRWNINRSGFCGMRSKKFDGFINLDLYDSIALRLKGDGRCYISTIYTENWVNSPGQEEDNSWQAFVLAPKDDWYIAKIPLDRYLPTWRGNIIDSEMEMNPSRIVSMSLSVNAAAGVPGARSGPGDFNLEIDWIKALRTQ